From one Nocardioides yefusunii genomic stretch:
- a CDS encoding DUF3099 domain-containing protein — translation MEHHVREDENGRDDARETKDARLHRRMRRYLWLMGTCIVLIVLAWNVVRFFSITAAVVMSMIAAVIPPIAVIVANNGEDR, via the coding sequence GTGGAGCACCACGTCCGTGAGGACGAGAACGGTCGCGACGACGCACGGGAGACGAAGGACGCGCGCCTGCACCGCCGCATGCGCCGTTACCTGTGGCTGATGGGCACCTGCATCGTGCTGATCGTCCTGGCCTGGAACGTGGTGCGGTTCTTCTCGATCACCGCGGCCGTGGTGATGTCGATGATCGCTGCGGTGATCCCACCGATCGCCGTGATCGTGGCGAACAACGGTGAGGACCGCTGA
- a CDS encoding RCC1 domain-containing protein: MGVRLGTQHRRTGRRGEPSGPRGRPLAISHGAIPTTVALVAVAAGANHTLALDSDGFVYAWGTNSWGEVGNGATGDPVLEPTRVLAGALPGGVRIIDVAAGSHHSVALGSDGRLYAWGRNDLGQLGEGTTDSRAIPVSVNLGAMLPSSRVVTLAAGAFNTYAITDDRLTYAWGVGSDGQLGNGNASPWATSPARVTVVP; encoded by the coding sequence TTGGGCGTACGCCTGGGGACGCAACACCGCCGGACAGGTCGGCGCGGGGAGCCCTCCGGCCCGCGTGGGCGCCCCCTGGCCATCTCGCACGGCGCGATCCCGACGACTGTCGCCCTCGTCGCCGTCGCTGCAGGAGCGAACCACACCCTCGCCCTGGACAGCGACGGATTCGTCTACGCCTGGGGCACCAACTCGTGGGGAGAGGTCGGGAACGGCGCCACCGGCGACCCGGTTCTGGAGCCGACCAGGGTCCTTGCGGGTGCGCTCCCGGGGGGTGTCCGGATCATCGACGTCGCGGCTGGGAGCCACCACTCCGTGGCCTTGGGCTCGGACGGACGCCTGTACGCCTGGGGCCGGAACGACCTCGGACAACTCGGCGAGGGCACCACCGATTCCCGCGCAATCCCGGTGTCCGTGAACCTCGGCGCCATGCTCCCCTCGAGCCGCGTGGTCACGCTGGCGGCAGGAGCCTTCAACACCTACGCCATCACCGATGACCGGCTCACCTATGCCTGGGGGGTGGGTAGTGATGGCCAGTTGGGCAACGGCAACGCGTCCCCGTGGGCCACCTCACCCGCCAGGGTCACCGTGGTCCCCTGA
- a CDS encoding helicase has translation MATTRRSSSRRKSSSSRRGRTTPDRPLPVLGPGERYWVLDVPYGTQVDGATWHSAVKNHLYVGCSLPAHLAPYSPGPYTLGRFVENTLNPDAPTPNPEPTDALEPRRIQFEAADAIAERAASGGRMFLLADEPGVGKTISAVLGACAVGDLRGAERVLVVADRPAAITIGHWCRTVTALGDGGLDWVVITWDRLEKVVDHDWDVIIADEAHALRRTSTKRWKHWAKVSGHGLPHDQAPFVIATTATPGHTPLELPYLAPAYAQVHDEPMKEWTSATKADATFASALERHGVEVEHGRYGATWTTDPRRRAEDLSRVRGWLAEAEPAAMLHRAAPWGPVPISGMPVTLTPAERAAYEAEWGEFCREMDLARRGRNTAKGRAALLRFRQKAGLIRVDATVAWIAQQVAAERQVACSVEFVTTAADPIAERLREAGIEVASIYGRDRFDVEAERLRFQTGEAKVCVFTTVASISLHAGETLPDGRQASLTPRVGVFHQARFSGIAGRQVTGRTHRDHQVSPWHIAYAEDTVEEQVGKVMVERIAAASDTVGSDTAGLTDVAQLLGADWLPATALTEAGN, from the coding sequence GTGGCCACCACTCGTCGTTCCAGCTCGCGCCGCAAGAGTTCGTCGTCCCGCCGAGGGAGGACGACGCCCGACCGTCCGTTGCCCGTACTCGGGCCGGGGGAGCGGTACTGGGTGCTCGACGTCCCCTACGGCACGCAGGTGGACGGCGCGACGTGGCACTCGGCGGTCAAGAACCACCTGTACGTCGGATGTTCACTGCCGGCTCACCTCGCGCCGTACTCGCCGGGGCCGTACACGCTGGGGCGCTTCGTCGAGAACACCCTCAACCCCGACGCCCCCACACCGAACCCTGAACCGACCGATGCCCTCGAGCCGCGCCGGATCCAGTTCGAGGCCGCCGACGCGATTGCCGAACGGGCTGCGTCGGGCGGACGGATGTTCCTGCTCGCCGACGAGCCGGGCGTCGGGAAAACGATCTCCGCCGTCCTCGGAGCCTGCGCCGTCGGTGACCTGCGTGGCGCGGAACGGGTGCTCGTGGTCGCGGACCGTCCGGCCGCGATCACCATCGGGCACTGGTGCCGCACCGTCACCGCCCTCGGCGACGGTGGCCTCGACTGGGTGGTTATCACCTGGGACCGCCTGGAGAAGGTCGTCGACCACGACTGGGACGTGATCATCGCCGACGAGGCGCATGCGCTGCGCCGCACGTCGACGAAGCGCTGGAAGCACTGGGCGAAGGTCTCCGGGCACGGCTTGCCGCACGACCAGGCTCCGTTCGTCATCGCCACGACTGCGACCCCGGGGCACACGCCGTTGGAACTGCCCTACCTCGCGCCCGCCTACGCGCAGGTCCACGACGAACCCATGAAGGAATGGACCTCGGCCACCAAGGCCGACGCCACGTTCGCCTCTGCCCTCGAACGCCACGGCGTCGAGGTGGAGCACGGCCGCTACGGCGCCACCTGGACCACCGATCCGCGTCGTCGCGCCGAAGACCTGAGCCGGGTGCGGGGGTGGCTCGCCGAGGCCGAACCGGCGGCGATGCTGCACCGTGCCGCTCCGTGGGGACCGGTGCCGATCTCCGGGATGCCGGTGACGCTGACGCCTGCCGAGCGCGCTGCCTACGAGGCCGAGTGGGGCGAGTTCTGCCGTGAGATGGACCTGGCCCGGCGGGGACGCAACACCGCCAAGGGCCGTGCCGCGCTGCTCCGGTTCCGGCAGAAGGCCGGCCTGATCCGGGTCGACGCGACGGTCGCGTGGATCGCGCAGCAGGTCGCAGCCGAACGTCAGGTGGCCTGCTCGGTCGAGTTCGTCACCACCGCCGCGGACCCGATCGCCGAGCGTCTGCGCGAGGCCGGGATCGAGGTCGCCAGCATCTACGGCCGCGACCGTTTCGACGTCGAGGCCGAACGCCTGCGTTTCCAGACCGGCGAGGCCAAGGTCTGCGTCTTCACCACCGTCGCCTCGATCAGTCTGCACGCCGGCGAGACCCTGCCCGACGGACGACAGGCGTCGCTCACCCCGCGGGTGGGAGTCTTCCACCAGGCCCGGTTCTCCGGGATCGCCGGACGTCAGGTGACCGGCCGTACCCACCGCGACCACCAGGTCTCCCCGTGGCACATCGCCTACGCCGAGGACACCGTTGAGGAGCAGGTCGGCAAGGTGATGGTCGAACGCATCGCGGCGGCATCCGACACCGTCGGCAGCGACACCGCCGGGCTGACCGACGTCGCGCAGTTGCTCGGGGCCGACTGGCTCCCTGCGACGGCCCTCACCGAGGCAGGGAACTGA
- a CDS encoding phytoene/squalene synthase family protein codes for MNITFGRPRSVPAAQSPYQLYDEVAEAAADVVIRRYSTSFGVASRLLAAPVRTHVRNIYALVRVADEIVDAPRPGGDDAARAALLEELHAETLRALDTGHSANLVVHAFARTARTAGINATLIAPFFASMAMDLHRTVHDQASFDAYVHGSAEVIGLMCLRVFLLEHATPEAEYDRLYDGAKALGAAFQKVNFLRDLAADHDTLGRSYFPGLDVDAFDTATRDRLLDDIDADLAVAAAALGQLPASSRRAVRAAHALFADLAHRLRRTSPHAIRTRRVRVPSPRKVQLVALAFAARGDA; via the coding sequence ATGAACATCACCTTCGGTCGACCCCGCTCCGTCCCTGCTGCACAGAGCCCGTACCAGCTCTACGACGAGGTGGCCGAGGCCGCCGCCGACGTCGTGATCCGCCGTTACTCGACGTCGTTCGGGGTCGCGTCACGACTGCTCGCCGCGCCGGTGCGCACCCACGTCCGCAACATCTACGCACTCGTCCGGGTCGCCGACGAGATCGTCGACGCCCCGCGTCCTGGCGGTGACGACGCTGCCCGCGCCGCCTTGCTGGAGGAGTTGCACGCCGAGACCCTGCGTGCGCTCGACACCGGTCACTCGGCCAACTTGGTGGTCCATGCCTTCGCGCGCACCGCCCGCACGGCTGGGATCAACGCCACCTTGATCGCCCCGTTCTTCGCCTCGATGGCGATGGACCTGCACCGCACCGTCCACGACCAGGCCTCGTTCGACGCCTACGTCCACGGCTCGGCCGAGGTGATCGGGCTGATGTGCCTGCGCGTCTTCCTGCTCGAACACGCCACCCCCGAGGCAGAGTACGACCGGCTGTACGACGGCGCGAAGGCCCTCGGAGCCGCGTTCCAGAAGGTCAACTTCTTGCGCGACCTCGCCGCCGACCACGACACCTTGGGACGCAGCTACTTCCCGGGCCTCGACGTCGACGCCTTCGACACCGCCACCCGTGACCGGCTGCTCGACGACATTGACGCGGACCTCGCCGTCGCCGCCGCGGCTCTGGGGCAGCTGCCCGCCTCCAGCCGCCGTGCCGTGCGGGCCGCCCACGCCCTCTTCGCGGATCTGGCCCACCGCCTGCGCCGCACCTCGCCCCACGCCATCCGCACCCGACGCGTCCGGGTCCCGTCCCCGCGCAAGGTCCAGTTGGTCGCGCTCGCGTTCGCCGCCCGGGGCGACGCATGA
- a CDS encoding GntR family transcriptional regulator, translated as MASVRDVVHDALLARLLAGHYTHEDSLVPQALSEEFEVSRTPVREALGLLERDGLLVSTSRGFMIRKRPDEEMLEIFEVRGILESNAAHAAATRATAIDRARLAELSERAHATCDPKEKRRLFNLFHDCMLDAAHNATVSSLVTTLSAQIKLSAPWKTDESDEGLARSLAEHDAILEAILAGDADLARARMLEHLAHDRDNRISQLVAQVHAQTNAAG; from the coding sequence ATGGCAAGCGTGCGCGACGTCGTCCACGACGCCCTGCTGGCCCGCCTGCTCGCCGGGCACTACACCCACGAGGACTCCCTCGTTCCGCAGGCCCTGAGCGAGGAGTTCGAGGTCTCCCGCACCCCGGTGCGGGAAGCCCTGGGGCTCCTCGAGCGGGACGGTCTGCTGGTCTCCACCTCGCGCGGATTCATGATCCGCAAGCGTCCCGACGAGGAGATGCTGGAGATCTTCGAGGTCCGCGGGATCCTCGAGTCCAACGCCGCGCACGCAGCGGCCACCCGGGCCACCGCCATTGACCGGGCCCGGCTTGCCGAACTCTCCGAGCGCGCGCACGCCACCTGTGATCCCAAGGAGAAGCGTCGGCTCTTCAACCTTTTCCACGACTGCATGCTCGACGCCGCACACAACGCGACGGTCTCCTCGCTGGTCACCACTCTGAGTGCGCAGATCAAGCTCTCCGCGCCGTGGAAGACCGACGAGTCCGACGAGGGGCTGGCTCGTTCCCTCGCCGAGCACGACGCGATCCTCGAGGCGATCCTCGCCGGTGACGCCGACCTCGCGCGGGCCCGGATGCTGGAGCACCTGGCTCACGACCGGGACAACCGGATCAGTCAGCTCGTCGCCCAGGTGCATGCCCAGACCAACGCTGCAGGCTGA
- a CDS encoding polyprenyl synthetase family protein — translation MSLQGQIDDLTLPAASAPYLLGGLGLDRSMLGIALRSATEGGKRFRPWLFTTAHAALASDASPQVETDVLDRIGAAIELMHTAFVVHDDVIDNDDTRRGRTSVPGWFRGSTTSPSPEYPRAGAILTGDLALAAAIRGIATCGASPAVTTALLDLFDATLRDSAVGELADVRFTLNGHLPTSDDALAVAELKTAAYSFVLPLRAAAIVAGANDDVVEQIGQLGRHLGIAFQLRDDLLGTFAADTLGKDPDGDLREGKRTPLVVHAAASAHWSRIEPHLGDPDLTPAHADDVRRALVAAGSVQHVEGLVARHLRLARRHSARLGLTETVVDPLTATWQPVPVDARIAASGSISTAGVA, via the coding sequence ATGAGCCTCCAGGGCCAGATCGACGACCTCACCCTCCCGGCCGCCTCCGCGCCCTACCTCCTCGGGGGCCTCGGACTGGACCGTTCCATGCTCGGGATCGCGTTGCGCTCCGCCACCGAAGGGGGCAAACGCTTCCGTCCCTGGCTCTTCACCACCGCTCACGCAGCACTGGCCAGCGACGCCTCACCTCAGGTCGAGACCGACGTTCTGGACCGCATCGGCGCCGCGATCGAGTTGATGCACACCGCATTCGTCGTCCACGACGACGTGATCGACAACGACGACACGCGCCGCGGTCGCACCAGCGTCCCCGGATGGTTCCGCGGCTCCACCACCAGCCCTTCGCCCGAGTACCCCCGCGCCGGGGCGATCCTCACCGGGGACCTCGCTCTCGCCGCAGCGATCCGCGGGATCGCGACCTGTGGTGCTTCGCCGGCCGTCACCACAGCACTCCTCGACCTCTTCGACGCGACCCTGCGTGACTCCGCCGTCGGTGAGCTCGCCGACGTCCGGTTCACCCTCAACGGCCACCTGCCCACCAGCGACGACGCACTGGCCGTGGCCGAGCTCAAGACTGCCGCGTACTCGTTCGTGCTCCCGCTGCGCGCGGCCGCGATCGTTGCCGGGGCGAACGACGACGTGGTCGAGCAGATCGGCCAGCTGGGGCGCCACCTCGGCATCGCCTTCCAGCTCCGCGACGACCTTCTCGGCACCTTTGCGGCCGACACGCTCGGCAAGGACCCCGACGGTGACCTCCGCGAGGGCAAGCGCACCCCGCTCGTCGTGCACGCCGCCGCGAGCGCTCACTGGTCCCGGATCGAGCCGCACCTCGGCGACCCCGACCTCACCCCGGCCCACGCCGACGACGTCCGCCGCGCACTCGTCGCGGCCGGGTCGGTGCAGCACGTTGAAGGCTTGGTGGCCCGCCACCTGCGTCTCGCGCGGCGGCACTCAGCCCGGCTCGGTCTCACCGAGACCGTGGTCGACCCGCTCACCGCCACCTGGCAGCCCGTCCCCGTCGACGCCCGGATCGCCGCGTCCGGCAGCATTTCCACTGCAGGAGTGGCATGA
- a CDS encoding tocopherol cyclase family protein gives MASSPFLPRALSSSIGSVRRRYRASGADLPWSDPLPAHGVAMEGYFWRFTDPSSSRTLIALNGVNRAANGTWATLGLASHPNGFLRTTVHPTAHADPRRLGVEAGDAFIATPDRVRVDLAPDARLDVRIAASVPWPRRSLGGSSVFQSVPGLNQYWHPWLLGGRATGTATVGEETWELDGWQVYAEKNWGKGGFPDAWWWGQAHGFDEPRVCVAFAGGEVSAGPLRTTVTAVVVLLPDGTLVRLGDPVVSPVHADVSDERWSLRGRSARWSIEIEGTGHLGDAHVLPVPLPAERRNVPGAIEHLGASMTVRVRRDRNLVWEGTSAVAALEHGSIARARAEVIRRGWGPDAVDAAPGQNDA, from the coding sequence ATGGCCTCTTCTCCCTTCCTCCCCCGAGCTCTCTCCTCCTCGATCGGCAGCGTGCGCAGAAGGTACCGGGCCAGCGGCGCAGACCTGCCGTGGAGCGACCCTCTGCCCGCTCACGGAGTGGCGATGGAGGGTTACTTCTGGCGCTTCACCGATCCTTCGTCTTCCCGGACGTTGATCGCTCTCAACGGCGTCAACCGGGCCGCCAACGGCACCTGGGCGACGCTCGGGCTGGCCTCGCACCCCAACGGATTCCTCCGCACCACCGTCCACCCCACCGCTCACGCCGACCCGCGCAGGCTCGGCGTCGAGGCCGGGGATGCCTTCATCGCGACGCCGGACCGCGTGCGGGTCGACCTCGCGCCTGATGCGCGGCTCGACGTCCGGATCGCCGCATCCGTCCCGTGGCCGCGGCGCTCCCTCGGCGGTTCGAGCGTCTTCCAGAGCGTGCCGGGGCTCAACCAGTACTGGCACCCGTGGCTGCTCGGTGGGCGTGCCACAGGCACCGCCACGGTCGGCGAGGAGACCTGGGAGCTCGACGGGTGGCAGGTGTACGCGGAGAAGAACTGGGGCAAGGGCGGGTTCCCCGACGCGTGGTGGTGGGGGCAGGCGCACGGGTTCGACGAGCCACGTGTCTGTGTGGCCTTCGCCGGAGGTGAGGTGAGCGCCGGTCCGCTGCGCACCACCGTCACCGCGGTCGTGGTGCTCCTGCCCGACGGCACCTTGGTCCGTCTCGGAGACCCCGTGGTCTCACCGGTGCACGCCGATGTCAGCGACGAACGGTGGTCGTTGCGGGGTCGCAGCGCCCGCTGGAGCATCGAGATCGAGGGGACCGGACATCTGGGCGACGCCCACGTGCTGCCGGTCCCGTTGCCCGCCGAACGACGCAACGTGCCCGGCGCGATCGAACACCTGGGAGCAAGCATGACGGTCCGTGTACGTCGCGACCGGAACCTGGTCTGGGAGGGCACCTCAGCCGTGGCTGCGCTGGAGCACGGGTCGATCGCACGGGCGCGCGCCGAGGTGATCCGACGCGGGTGGGGGCCTGACGCCGTCGACGCGGCGCCCGGACAGAACGACGCGTGA
- the idi gene encoding isopentenyl-diphosphate Delta-isomerase yields the protein MHPHPADLVVLLDAERRPAGTAPRESVHGTSTPLHLAYSCWVIGPDGRFLLTRRALSKRSWPGVWTNSFCGHPRPGEELAAAVVRGSRTELGVTVTEVKPLLPDFAYCAVDAAGIVENEVCPVFLARLDADEAAELAPHPDEVAEHVWVSLADLRSALDVAPWSLSPWFRKQAALLDDATWAALESDRGNAASEGAAA from the coding sequence ATGCATCCCCACCCCGCCGACCTCGTCGTCCTGCTGGACGCTGAACGACGTCCTGCCGGCACCGCGCCCCGTGAGAGCGTCCACGGCACGTCCACGCCCCTGCACCTGGCGTACTCCTGCTGGGTGATCGGACCCGACGGCCGTTTCCTGCTCACCCGCCGGGCACTGTCGAAGCGCTCCTGGCCCGGCGTGTGGACGAACTCGTTCTGCGGACACCCGCGCCCGGGGGAGGAACTCGCCGCTGCCGTCGTCCGGGGGAGTCGTACCGAACTCGGAGTCACCGTCACTGAGGTGAAGCCTCTGCTGCCCGACTTCGCCTACTGCGCCGTCGACGCCGCCGGGATCGTCGAGAACGAGGTCTGCCCTGTCTTCCTCGCTCGCCTCGACGCGGACGAAGCCGCCGAGCTGGCACCCCACCCCGACGAGGTCGCCGAGCACGTCTGGGTGAGCCTCGCCGACCTGCGCTCTGCCCTCGACGTGGCGCCGTGGTCCCTGAGCCCGTGGTTCCGCAAGCAGGCAGCACTCCTCGACGACGCCACCTGGGCTGCGCTCGAGTCCGACCGCGGCAACGCCGCCAGCGAAGGAGCAGCAGCATGA
- the hrpB gene encoding ATP-dependent helicase HrpB — MSDPLPDPPLDPLRTLLASPPDLPVASGLDELADALRLDGVAVLQAPPGSGKTTLVPPAVACAVTGRVVVTQPSRIAVRAAARRLAGLLGEPVGESVGYSVRGERRTGPATRIEVVTTGLLLRRLQHDPGLSGVGAVVLDEVHERHLDADLTLALLVDVRANLRDDLVLVAMSATIEAERTAALLASGPASAPVVTVPGALHPVEEVWCPLPAGQRRTDERGITPAFHDHVAATVRRALADHPGDVLVFVPGVAEVDAVIRRLGGLDADVHPLHGRLPGAEQDRALTAGPRRRVVVSTAVAESSLTVPGVRVVVDAGFSREPRTDHRRGLASLVTVTVSRASAQQRAGRAGRLGPGVVLRCWSQTEHAHLAPHPEPEIATADLTSFALEVACWGSDSVDELALLDQPPAHALTVARTVLTELGALTDDGRTTPRGRAMAGVPVDPRLARALLDGASLVGARRAAEVVALLSEDVRAPGGDLVAALRQMRSQDRSGSWRAQVKRLEAIAREHEGPGAQSLTDDVAVGLVVALAHPDRIARKRPGSSTYLMTSGTGAALDARDDGALTGLEWLAVADADRRAGQREARIRAAAPLTEDLALEAAGSLWDESDEVVWAEGRVLARRRTMLGAIELSSARLSDPPADAVADAIRGAIAAEGIDLLAWSESAVALRDRLDFLHRALGDPWPDVSDAALTANLDAWLGAQLARVRSAADLRRIDITSALRALLPWQVASRLDELAPERVEVPSGSVVRIDYSVEQPVLAVRLQEVFGWKDVPKLADGRVPLLLHLLSPARRPAAVTADLNSFWSNGYPGVRADLRGRYPKHSWPEDPRTAEATARVKNPRPRG; from the coding sequence GTGTCCGACCCCCTGCCCGACCCCCCGCTTGATCCGCTGCGCACCCTGCTCGCCTCCCCGCCCGACCTCCCGGTTGCGTCCGGGCTGGACGAGCTCGCCGACGCACTCCGCCTCGACGGGGTCGCGGTGCTGCAGGCGCCCCCGGGCAGCGGCAAGACGACGCTGGTCCCGCCGGCGGTCGCGTGTGCCGTCACCGGGAGGGTGGTCGTCACCCAGCCGAGCCGGATCGCGGTCCGGGCCGCAGCCCGACGTCTCGCCGGGCTCCTGGGTGAGCCGGTGGGGGAGAGCGTCGGGTACTCGGTGCGCGGCGAACGCCGTACCGGGCCGGCGACCCGGATCGAGGTCGTCACCACCGGCCTGCTGCTGCGTCGCCTCCAGCACGACCCAGGACTCTCCGGCGTCGGTGCCGTGGTCCTCGACGAGGTCCACGAACGCCACCTCGACGCCGACCTGACCCTCGCGCTGCTTGTCGACGTCCGAGCCAACCTGCGCGACGACCTCGTCCTGGTCGCGATGTCGGCGACGATCGAAGCCGAGCGCACCGCCGCGCTGCTCGCCTCCGGCCCCGCCTCGGCACCCGTCGTCACCGTCCCCGGTGCGCTCCACCCGGTCGAGGAGGTCTGGTGCCCGCTCCCTGCCGGCCAGCGCCGCACCGACGAGCGCGGCATCACTCCCGCTTTTCACGACCATGTCGCCGCGACCGTGCGACGTGCGTTGGCCGACCACCCCGGCGACGTCCTCGTCTTCGTCCCGGGCGTCGCCGAGGTGGACGCCGTCATCCGACGTCTGGGCGGTCTGGACGCTGACGTCCACCCGCTCCACGGCCGACTCCCCGGCGCCGAGCAGGACCGAGCACTCACCGCAGGGCCTCGACGTCGCGTCGTCGTCTCCACCGCGGTCGCTGAATCCTCGCTGACCGTGCCCGGGGTCCGCGTCGTCGTCGACGCCGGGTTCTCCCGCGAACCCCGCACCGACCACCGTCGCGGCCTCGCCTCCCTCGTCACCGTCACGGTCAGCCGTGCCTCGGCGCAGCAACGCGCCGGCCGCGCCGGACGACTCGGGCCGGGTGTCGTGCTGCGCTGCTGGTCCCAGACCGAACATGCCCACCTCGCACCCCACCCCGAGCCGGAGATCGCGACCGCCGACCTGACGTCGTTCGCCCTCGAAGTGGCCTGTTGGGGCAGCGACTCAGTGGACGAACTCGCCCTGCTCGACCAGCCCCCGGCGCACGCCCTCACCGTTGCCCGCACCGTGCTCACCGAACTCGGTGCGCTCACCGACGACGGAAGGACGACACCACGGGGGCGCGCCATGGCCGGTGTCCCGGTCGACCCACGCCTGGCCCGGGCACTGCTCGACGGGGCTTCACTGGTCGGTGCCCGGCGTGCCGCCGAAGTGGTGGCCCTGCTGTCGGAGGACGTCCGTGCTCCGGGCGGCGACCTGGTGGCAGCGCTGCGCCAGATGCGCTCGCAGGACCGTTCGGGCTCCTGGCGGGCGCAGGTGAAGCGCCTCGAAGCGATCGCCCGCGAACATGAGGGGCCGGGAGCGCAGTCGTTGACCGACGACGTTGCCGTCGGACTCGTCGTCGCTCTGGCTCATCCCGACCGGATCGCACGGAAGCGTCCCGGGTCATCGACGTACCTGATGACCTCAGGCACCGGAGCCGCGCTCGACGCCCGCGACGACGGCGCGCTCACCGGCCTCGAATGGTTGGCCGTCGCCGACGCCGACCGACGAGCCGGGCAGCGTGAAGCCCGGATCAGGGCTGCCGCGCCCCTGACCGAAGATCTCGCGCTCGAAGCTGCCGGATCGCTCTGGGACGAGAGTGACGAGGTCGTCTGGGCCGAGGGTCGCGTCCTCGCCCGGCGCCGCACGATGCTCGGCGCGATCGAACTCTCCTCGGCACGGCTCAGCGACCCGCCTGCCGACGCCGTGGCCGACGCGATCCGTGGCGCCATCGCCGCCGAAGGAATCGACCTCCTCGCGTGGTCGGAGTCAGCGGTAGCGCTCCGGGACCGCCTCGACTTCCTGCACCGGGCACTGGGCGACCCGTGGCCCGACGTCAGCGACGCCGCCCTCACCGCGAACCTCGACGCATGGCTGGGGGCGCAGCTGGCGCGCGTGCGTTCTGCCGCCGACCTGCGCCGCATCGACATCACGTCCGCGCTGCGGGCGCTGCTGCCGTGGCAGGTCGCGTCCAGACTCGACGAGCTCGCCCCCGAGCGGGTCGAGGTGCCCAGCGGATCGGTGGTGCGCATCGACTACTCCGTCGAACAGCCCGTCCTCGCCGTCCGTCTGCAGGAGGTCTTCGGCTGGAAGGACGTCCCGAAACTGGCCGACGGACGGGTCCCGCTGCTGTTGCACCTGCTCTCCCCGGCACGCCGTCCGGCCGCCGTCACCGCCGACCTCAACTCCTTCTGGAGCAACGGTTACCCGGGTGTGCGCGCCGACCTCCGCGGGCGCTACCCGAAGCACTCCTGGCCTGAGGACCCCCGCACTGCCGAGGCCACGGCGCGGGTCAAGAACCCCCGCCCGCGCGGCTGA